A window from Plasmodium cynomolgi strain B DNA, chromosome 7, whole genome shotgun sequence encodes these proteins:
- a CDS encoding hypothetical protein (putative), producing MFFFKNVRRCCFYTKIYENIKIVKRVKLEGRASPPDGGGGSKFRRTEPEQSCAPEKEQTKECSPSLKDIKKDKSKQFYKHVYQKIKQKNVKLGYYEEGLSDGFLHGGEAREGPPLEEDPQEGSEKEVLRKSHPPFSETPSEDKIAISEKWHQRGDTNWKEKVAARLTLQRGIQSGKGKSIKEEKYLKVKNNYLKSKDVYLKVKDGHVSGYSKGDRDRQGEDSPTKWSAVLVNPSVRSRGYKFKGEKKEGGPEGRMADQYREGDSVDGMPNRTEEGMETKRVGKNEGENGSLKSKSPLSGNSNHTNKQLMYLHYNDKNKLLKDLPNGKDNKESIPFEPKLEKAKNVKGHSQADAEVADKNYIDVEYEHYWDSEKIKKVLELQKNREKIFKNKLFKGVLCVSPYDTSKCVVVSEEDPLGFLKKDVFTIYGYISRNRALNEDVVYAYTARRKIKRSGNLENEEEFLEASQEGTISLSEKEEEKTEHFCRVVNIVERRNDPIVCTLNYLNINKSINNTFGRKDAPQLRSDNSLRNPPNVRTPHREGSNMVYDLKDEEPFPRKTPQKGHRENTPLCAKVQPIDPRLPCFIYDASSCMLNRLLQYLKRKKINLYLLVKFKKWETHQINPYGSITTILGNEKNFLGVIYFFIHFYKIHFHIYERSDMSYLKSKMEVGDKVLAAFANRQWGATDGKGEAASGEVVDRERESSPILEHRLKMAYLKNFQENNKRIEKYMLKSFLKNREIITNLDIFTIDPPSAKDLDDALSIEFVGSDTNSANEFEYRIGVHISDVSFFVTPDSYYDRVASKVCNTIYMDLMVIHMLPSILSEEICSLNTEGEKLSFSVFFRVSSRANPYDVAKGKIGESGEKNGKSEEKNGKSEERDERDEGDERDERDERDESGKSGRSAMNETGVEIKKSLIRSKHKLNYDTVEDFLDEVYASLHQSTNNIKEKEEDILVRGNLPLSCFSFVVNFEETCKRYGLSTKLGSDIFRLFLLSKMLKEKSGRKSVNSKPSLLFMFNEADTGGSCARDRGVPIGVEELEECYSEGGDNLSGKLSSHFNDDALNERLEAFLKKRKVQALLDEMDVENIRVEKVEYKAKSHMLIEEMMILTNFLVANKISQSKKLGILRIHENTSEEIKNNLLHIIDHNTYSRIDAMIDVKRSSINDILNVCEEILDTNQLMCMQYNILKHYKEAIYIPYTEGEKKTHHFGLALSKYIHFTSPIRRYIDIITHRILGTIVENDEKGLTYSYEDLKRICDQCNFQKKKTDEAQIHLKNVLLNRYLIYLNEAYKGEKRLVGNAPKEAVKDGGKLSSKDVSLSGLHPEEGRTPHDNTPQCITRFEKKKHPIDLPQKKETDHLTHKECEMDESLEPIKKYFYRRDGLICFPTEAYIQEIVITKSVKESICLNILFKNYIDVDGIDDPDEEYTWKTYTYTSYMLSSSKGSNPMSSYPMEKSTLITDRLKVINEANDEMTTANHNREENEKYKFKKSPIENGKLKNAVVFYVPLLETEKSISDSLLNLTFEFISLSYQESTFVCDLSRGVLYRVGGNATAMKGSRSGGPLEGDAKEEEQTAEEHTAEEHTAEKHTAEKHTAEKQNKEHTVQNRATLHIPSVLKKINNPQFSVKYEVLKLDEKKAFQEIYDVLYIHDVFFKRVEEAKSRGNPRGGLHHENFSTDEHSKRDVGPMENPARFDGEKGERNKASNEDARRECVEEGPTEEYETISRFQKKEILIVPGSQVWTLRLA from the exons atgtttttttttaaaaatgttagaAGATGTTGTTTTTACaccaaaatatatgaaaatataaaaattgtgaagcgAGTGAAGTTGGAGGGGAGGGCCTCGCCTCCTgatggagggggggggtcGAAGTTTCGGCGAACTGAACCAGAACAGTCGTGTGCCCCGGAGAAGGAACAGACGAAAGAGTGCAGTCCCTCCTTGAAGGACatcaaaaaggataaaagtAAACAGTTTTACAAACATGTgtatcaaaaaataaaacagaagAATGTTAAGTTGGGATATTATGAGGAGGGTTTATCAGATGGCTTTCTCCACGGAGGAGAGGCAAGAGAAGGCCCCCCCTTGGAGGAAGACCCGCAGGAGGGAAGTGAAAAAGAAGTCCTCAGGAAAAGCCACCCCCCGTTTAGTGAAACCCCAAGTGAAGACAAAATAGCCATATCGGAGAAATGGCACCAAAGGGGAGACACAAattggaaagaaaaagtagcAGCACGATTAACCCTCCAACGGGGCATTCAAAgtgggaaaggaaaaagcattaaggaggaaaaatatctgaaggtgaaaaataactatttaaaaagtaagGATGTGTATTTGAAGGTTAAGGACGGGCATGTGAGTGGGTACAGTAAAGGAGATAGGGATCGGCAAGGGGAAGATTCACCCACAAAGTGGAGTGCAGTTTTGGTAAATCCCTCCGTGCGATCCAGGGGATATAAAttcaagggggaaaaaaaggagggaggaCCAGAAGGGAGAATGGCCGATCAGTATCGAGAAGGAGATTCAGTGGACGGAATGCCAAACAGAACAGAAGAAGggatggaaacaaaaagggtTGGTAAAaacgaaggggaaaatggaaGCCTTAAAAGTAAAAGCCCTCTTAGTGGAAATAGCAACCATACAAATAAACAGCTGATGTACCTCCactataatgataaaaataagttactCAAAGATTtaccaaatgggaaagacAATAAAGAGAGCATTCCTTTTGAACCCAAATtggagaaggcaaaaaatgtgaaggggCATTCCCAAGCAGATGCCGAAGTAGCggataaaaattacatcgATGTGGAGTATGAACATTATTGGGATAgcgaaaagataaaaaaagttttagagctacaaaaaaatagggagaaaatttttaaaaataaattattcaaagGAGTATTATGTGTATCCCCTTATGATACGAGCAAGTGTGTTGTGGTTAGTGAAGAAGATCCTTTGggttttttgaaaaaggacGTTTTTACCATTTATGGCTATATTAGCCGCAACAGGGCACTGAACGAGGATGTAGTGTATGCCTATACGGCTCGAAGAAAAATCAAACGGTCTGgaaatttagaaaatgaggaggaatTTCTCGAAGCGAGTCAAGAGGGTACCATCTCGCTGagcgaaaaggaggaagaaaaaacggaaCATTTTTGCAGAGTTGTTAACATCGTTGAACGGAGGAATGACCCAATTGTTTGCACcttgaattatttaaatattaataaaagtATAAACAACACATTTGGCAGGAAGGACGCACCACAGTTGAGAAGTGATAACTCGTTGAGAAATCCTCCCAATGTAAGAACGCCCCACAGGGAAGGAAGTAACATGGTATATGACCTCAAGGATGAAGAACCCTTCCCCAGGAAGACGCCTCAAAAAGGCCATAGAGAAAACACCCCCTTGTGCGCCAAGGTACAGCCCATTGACCCTAGATTACCCTGTTTCATATACGACGCCTCCAGCTGCATGTTAAATAGATTGTTGCAATATttgaagagaaagaaaataaatttgtacCTCCTGGtgaagtttaaaaaatgggagacaCATCAGATCAATCCATATGGAAGTATCACTACCATTTtaggaaatgaaaagaactTTTTGGGagtcatttatttttttatccatttttacaaaatacattttcatatttatgaGAGGAGTGATATGTCTTATTTGaagagcaaaatggaggtgGGAGACAAAGTCCTGGCAGCTTTTGCCAACCGTCAGTGGGGGGCAACCGatggaaagggggaagcagcgtCAGGGGAAGTAGTAGACCGAGAAAGAGAATCCTCACCTATCCTAGAGCACCGGCTCAAAATGGCCTACTTGAAAAACTTCcaagaaaataataagcGTATCGAAAAGTACATGTTAAAAAGCTTCCTTAAAAATAGGGAAATTATTACCAACCTGGATATATTTACCATAGACCCTCCGAGTGCAAAGGATTTGGATGACGCTCTGTCCATCGAATTTGTTGGCAGCGACACGAATTCTGCGAATGAATTTGAGTACAGAATAGGGGTGCACATTTCTGACGTCTCCTTCTTCGTTACCCCCGACTCGTACTACGACAGGGTGGCCTCCAAAGTGTGCAACACGATATACATGGACCTAAT GGTCATCCACATGctcccctccattttgagcgAAGAAATTTGTTCCCTGAACACCGAGGGCGAGAAGCTGTCCTTTTCCGTCTTTTTCCGCGTGAGCAGTCGGGCGAATCCGTACGACGTCGCGAAGGGGAAGATCGGagaaagtggagaaaaaaatggaaaaagtgaagaaaaaaatggaaaaagtgaagaaagaGACGAAAGAGATGAAGGAGACGAAAGAGATGAAAGAGACGAAAGAGACGAAAGCGGCAAAAGCGGCAGAAGCGCAATGAATGAAACGGGTGTCGAAATTAAGAAGAGCCTAATCAGGAGCAAGCACAAACTGAACTATGATACGGTTGAGGATTTCCTGGACGAAGTGTATGCCAGCCTTCACCAAAGCACTAACAatataaaggaaaaggaagaagataTTTTAGTGAGGGGGAATCTCCCATTAAGCTGTTTCTCCTTTGttgtaaattttgaagaaacgTGCAAAAGGTATGGTCTGAGCACCAAGTTGGGAAGCGACATATTTCGATTATTCTTGTTGTCCAAAATGCTGAAGGAGAAGAGTGGACGGAAGAGCGTCAATTCCAAGCCGTCCTTGTTATTTATGTTTAATGAGGCAGACACAGGTGGGTCCTGTGCTCGCGATAGGGGGGTACCTATCGGGGTGGAAGAACTGGAGGAATGTTATTCGGAGGGAGGAGACAATCTTAGTGGCAAGCTTAGTAGTCATTTTAACGATGATGCACTTAACGAGCGTTTGGAGGCCTTCCTGAAGAAGAGGAAAGTGCAAGCCCTGCTGGACGAAATGGATGTGGAAAATATTCGTGTGGAAAAAGTTGAGTACAAAGCAAAGAGCCACATGTTAATAGAAGAAATGAtgattttaacaaattttttagtagCCAATAAAATTAGccaaagtaaaaaattgggaattCTGAGGATACATGAAAATACCTCTGAGGAGATAAAGAATAATCTCCTTCACATTATTGACCATAACACGTACAGCCGAATTGATGCCATGATTGACGTAAAAAGAAGTAGTATTAACGACATTTTAAACGTTTGTGAAGAAATTTTGGACACTAATCAACTGATGTGCATGCAGTACAACATTTTGAAGCATTACAAGGAAGCTATTTACATCCCCTAcacagaaggggagaagaagacgcATCACTTCGGCTTGGCACTGagcaaatatattcatttcaCCTCCCCCATAAGGAGATATATCGATATTATTACACACAGAATTTTAGGTACTATTGTGGAAAACGACGAGAAGGGGTTAACTTACAGCTACGAGGACTTGAAGAGAATTTGCGACCAGTGCaattttcagaaaaaaaaaacggacgaGGCGCAGATTCACTTGAAGAATGTCCTCCTTAATAGATACCTCATATATTTGAACGAAGCCtacaaaggggagaagcgacTGGTGGGAAATGCACCTAAGGAGGCTGTCAAAGATGGAGGCAAACTCAGTTCGAAAGATGTGTCACTGAGTGGGCTTCACCCAGAGGAGGGAAGAACTCCCCATGATAACACCCCACAGTGCATCACCcgctttgaaaaaaagaagcaccCAATTGACCTGCCGCAGAAGAAAGAAACGGATCACCTTACGCACAAAGAATGTGAAATGGACGAATCCCTTGAACCTATTAAGAAGTACTTCTACAGGAGGGATGGCCTTATATGCTTCCCAACCGAAGCGTACATTCAAGAAATAGTGATAACGAAAAGCGTAAAAGAGAGCATTTGCCTGAATATACTATTTAAGAATTATATTGATGTGGATGGAATAGACGATCCTGATGAGGAGTATACATGGAAGACGTACACGTACACGTCCTACATGTTGAGCTCATCCAAGGGAAGTAACCCTATGAGTAGCTACCCCATGGAAAAGAGCACTTTGATTACGGACCGTCTGAAGGTCATAAATGAGGCGAATGACGAAATGACCACCGCTAATCACAATagagaagaaaacgaaaaatataaatttaaaaaaagcccAATTGAGAATGGcaaattgaaaaatgcaGTCGTCTTTTATGTGCCCTTGCTAGAAACAGAGAAGTCAATCAGTGACAGCTTGCTGAATCTGACGTTCGAATTTATTTCTCTATCGTATCAGGAAAGTACCTTTGTGTGTGATTTATCGAGAGGGGTGCTGTACAGGGTGGGCGGAAATGCAACTGCCATGAAAGGGTCGCGCAGCGGTGGGCCTCTGGAGGGGGACGCGAAAGAGGAAGAGCAGACAGCGGAAGAGCATACAGCGGAAGAGCATACAGCGGAAAAGCATACAGCTGAAAAGCATACAGCTGAAAAGCAGAATAAGGAGCACACGGTGCAAAACAGAGCAACCCTGCATATCCCCAGTgtcctcaaaaaaataaacaaccCCCAATTTAGCGTTAAATACGAAGTACTAAAACTGGATGAGAAAAAGGCCTTTCAAGAAATTTACGACGTTCTGTACATCCATGACGTTTTCTTCAAGCGGGTTGAAGAAGCGAAATCGAGAGGGAATCCCAGAGGAGGTCTACACCATGAGAATTTTTCTACCGATGAACATAGTAAACGAGATGTTGGCCCCATGGAGAACCCTGCTCGTTTCGATGGGGAAAAAGGCGAAAGGAATAAAGCATCGAATGAAGATGCAAGAAGGGAGTGCGTTGAAGAAGGGCCAACCGAGGAGTATGAAACGATAAGCAGGTttcagaagaaggaaattttgATTGTCCCCGGATCGCAGGTGTGGACCTTGCGCTTGGCATGA
- a CDS encoding endonuclease/exonuclease/phosphatase domain containing protein (putative): MTQNGDKPNSPRRTCGNHKGDDQNEENVKENEKENDNDNDNKEETGSRRNGNRNGDNRSGSSNGDRHNGDGNNNNDSDDDGDEDGDKDGDENGEDENDEENDEDDKKKDEDGKRNGQGGKQKADPPDVIAEESDEQKGEPNDADDACEEAKGKEIKSEADGVKNGATDMQNDSNQGDGNGNKGEGEGVKVDSVDEGKNKSCEEDRVNNEDNQNNIKKNIKEEASKSEVDCSGGMETHISRNCRGSGGGSGQRNDQTGKDEKDEKNLRIMNKLLKNLSFMSFNTGLLEYKICGVCIYQNPPFISNRLLHIPFALKKTNADIIALQEVYDEKHVEYLKNHLTANYPFCARDNYCSDVFKEKFSDVNVAREDEFDEDSPQDGNDSPSGRNGASGRDGPSDRTANSYENGKRTGTSTNTPNVGNKKEPRCRKKKYFALHHGLLVFSKYPIIYSFFHGFKHVTYLEHLFGTKGFLEVVIDVPFFSYITLVNMHLASGAADTESKYIERVRDFEIKQIMEIARNAEKRNTIPIIIGDLNAAPNLCPNNYSSFIKRGWKDAWLYARNVKKKKTKQLIGKALPRLQKKKPRTISPNSCHSLSHLFPRVGSTPEDLVKKEAKKAEREEMEEMEERREREETEERRERAETEENHPRRNGQKGVKNKRKENPISGITNKDNAYSNHSVNTQKSIYHERPPLDNKVDTKNDELGSRSSLRVFPSFNCSENNDSIVYSNSGKTLCSFCTNIEHYDCMYHNEGYTKEREKWNVGDNSVECYPSVCIKSASLKNHASEMDKMNCALNNGALNKNMQFRNGLQSRYSGCVSHTMTARSRRRAVTDVPSKRLLIPSKQVARTVSKMICRRKFPFLTPSYKRVKRHHRKGRTRGCHQKEHLPHVKQIPPSCKNHTHKRVNSMGPSQRGDILHCDIIPNSSTASGKDNPSDVIPELKGEAHMLIDERHYRQMSLLSSRGGDVVNHQEGDHDLFESILHVDKTQDDLFNPPMWHKHGPNCCTDKGDKGEKKERQGGEKEIQRGEKERQRGQKERQRNMESCSTCDVFKKEDKIGNTTVTPKCTLRSKNDGEKLEIHREEDEGEYHAVTNVQHHYNSDQNLFSSDISSESNHSYTDLYDDEEEANWFSDRSSNASRNDLQERVEVGVPIEEEPIEVINCMTEEGFTNGGTTEKAPETIKELHISGSNQLTDKNCTKGEDRIMTHFVPPPEMGVKRRGDERTPLFHPKETAQVYMSNGKDDDTSTHAQMHREKDSKLSGITTLYKNQLNGHKGKVHNVDENCEDKLKIQNLCSTFLKEELSGRGDTHEEDSLLSEVGTRRDGNDWYVTDASGKNGTNRNSCNDKMESLPYTGTYPTEETANINMNEKKKKISKPAKKIKQMKKKLFYNILRNYERHHDGGVERKTSLKGEQGDSPNAKQEREEGNSRTLEDVKRKTEKNHHVITSLNEREHTEKENNCKGEAAPVEDHSPRSDVTESLKNEVINEKGKNKSGKFLHFTKKWYSSRTQEALKKDIFYFIKKLKFKTTNKLKQKFRICAKNVKGSLSEEKKLVLMEEEQKSDPQQVHNKCSFVQDNSDPTKSFSSIKLTEDFIKMCECAPLLKKERNQRSKNYNREKAPTWEEDPENYPKSKKDFIFKRRQKEEKDRHHLVENSNEGRIHFDDHNCVSPNRNSSKNKKCTYEYSRVDEGESNQGQFHNKMNPNTKNKNFFKLKSEENISSDEFTWDPLNPLNVIGPHSRCNGLRCDYIFFPPISYNKGKGARKGKNGTAEKGKAGQNGKPIAAEKADETYKTGAVKSQPSVHITKMRDDEQLLMGGGKAPNRSNVSFDPVGANRESQKCSNSVWNTQNDAFNVTRNGRDRKDDHQAKGKRYEEALNQKKYNDLKILKHYYIKSAKILFNEPSVMVHTHRNYKNFNCCYSFCMKIKNVHFVTMSDHYAIKIDLRLKKNHKFVRNS, from the exons ATGACCCAAAATGGGGACAAGCCGAATAGCCCCCGTCGAACATGCGGCAACCACAAGGGGGATGaccaaaatgaggaaaacgtaaaagagaacgaaaaagaaaacgacaACGATAATGACAACAAGGAGGAAACTGGCAGCAGGAGAAACGGAAACAGAAATGGTGATAACCGCAGCGGCAGTAGCAACGGGGATAGGCACAACGGCGACGGCAACAACAATAACGATAGCGATGATGATGGGGATGAGGATGGTGATAAGGATGGTGATGAGAATGGCGAAGACGAAAATGACGAGGAAAATGATGAGGATGATAAGAAGAAGGACGAAGATGGTAAGAGAAATGGtcagggggggaaacaaaaggCCGACCCACCTGACGTTATCGCTGAAGAGAGTGACGAACAAAAGGGAGAGCCAAACGATGCAGACGATGCATGTGAGGAGgcaaaaggaaaggagaTCAAATCGGAAGCAGATGGTGTTAAAAATGGTGCTACAGATATGCAGAACGATTCAAATCAAGGAGACGGAAATGGTAATAAAGGAGAGGGTGAAGGAGTCAAGGTCGACTCAGTGGACGAAGGCAAGAACAA GAGCTGCGAAGAGGACAGGGTAAATAACGAGGATAACCAAAATAACATCAAAAAGAACATCAAGGAGGAAGCAAGTAAATCCGAAGTGGACTGCAGTGGTGGCATGGAAACCCACATCAGCAGAAACTGCAGGGGCAGCGGTGGAGGTAGCGGTCAACGGAATGACCAAACCGGGAAAGacgaaaaggatgaaaagaaCCTCCGAATCATGAACAAATTGCTAAAAAATCTTTCGTTCATGTCATTCAACACGGGGTTGCTGGAATACAAAATATGCGGTGTTTGCATCTATCAGAACCCACCATTTATTTCCAACCGATTGCTGCACATTCCctttgctttaaaaaaaaccaatGCAGACATCATAGCGTTGCAGGAAGTATATGATGAGAAGCACGTGGAGTATTTAAAGAACCACCTGACGGCCAACTATCCATTCTGTGCGAGGGACAATTATTGCAGTGACGTctttaaggaaaaatttagCGACGTGAATGTCGCAAGGGAAGATGAATTCGATGAGGACAGTCCCCAGGACGGCAATGACAGCCCAAGTGGTAGAAACGGCGCAAGTGGTAGAGACGGCCCAAGTGACAGAACTGCTAACAGTTACGAAAATGGCAAGCGAACCGGAACAAGCACCAACACCCCGAACGtaggaaacaaaaaggaaccgcgttgcagaaaaaagaaatattttgccCTTCACCACGGATTACTCGTATTTAGCAAGTACCCCATTATctactccttttttcacgGATTCAAGCACGTAACTTATCTGGAACATTTATTTGGGACAAAAGGATTCCTAGAAGTCGTCATtgatgtccccttttttagttACATTACTTTGGTCAATATGCATCTAGCTAGCGGTGCCGCAGACACAGAATCTAAATATATCGAACGGGTTCGAGACTTCGAAATTAAGCAAATTATGGAAATAGCTAGAAATGCTGAGAAAAGAAATACCATCCCAATAATTATTGGAGATCTGAATGCTGCTCCCAATTTGTGTCCAAATAATTATTCCTCCTTCATTAAAAGAGGATGGAAAGACGCTTGGCTTTATGCTAGGAATgtcaaaaagaagaaaacaaaacaactCATAGGAAAGGCATTACCACGgctgcagaaaaaaaagccgcGTACAATTTCCCCCAACAGTTGCCACTCACTCAGTCATTTATTCCCCAGGGTTGGTAGCACCCCCGAAGACCTGGTCAAAAAGGAGGCCAAAAAGGcagaaagggaagaaatggaagaaatggaagaaagaagagaaagagaagaaacggaagaaagaagagaaagagCAGAAACGGAAGAAAATCACCCCAGGCGTAATGGCCAAAAGGGAGTcaaaaataaacgtaaagAGAATCCAATCAGCGGCATCACCAATAAGGATAACGCTTACAGTAACCATTCGgtgaatacacaaaaaagtatCTACCATGAGAGGCCACCCTTGGATAATAAAGtggacacaaaaaatgatgaactaGGTAGCAGAAGTTCCTTGCGCGTTTTCCCCAGTTTTAACTGCTCGGAAAATAACGACAGTATAGTTTACTCCAACTCAGGGAAAACTCTTTGTAGCTTTTGCACAAATATAGAACATTATGATTGCATGTATCATAATGAGGGGTATacaaaggaaagggaaaaatggaacgtGGGTGACAACTCCGTAGAATGCTACCCATCGGTTTGTATAAAAAGCGCCAGTTTGAAGAATCACGCAAGCGaaatggacaaaatgaaTTGCGCACTAAATAATGGTGcgctaaataaaaatatgcaatttAGGAATGGTCTGCAAAGCAGATACTCCGGATGCGTTTCCCATACGATGACTGCGCGTAGTAGGAGACGTGCAGTGACGGATGTGCCCTCTAAGCGGTTGCTCATTCCTAGTAAGCAAGTGGCAAGAACGGTTTCAAAGATGATCtgtagaagaaaatttccatttcttACCCCGAGCTACAAGAGAGTGAAGCGTCATCATAGAAAAGGGCGCACCAGAGGATGTCACCAAAAAGAGCATCTTCCCCATGTCAAGCAGATTCCACCCAGTTGCAAAAACCACACGCATAAAAGAGTTAACAGTATGGGCCCTTCACAAAGGGGCGACATTCTTCACTGTGATATTATCCCCAATTCGAGCACTGCCAGTGGCAAGGATAACCCTTCGGATGTAATTCCAGAGctaaagggggaagcacacaTGCTCATTGACGAAAGGCATTATAGACAGATGTCTCTCCTGAGTAGTAGGGGAGGTGATGTGGTAAATCATCAGGAAGGAGACCACGATCTGTTTGAAAGTATCCTCCACGTGGACAAAACACAAGATGACCTTTTTAACCCCCCCATGTGGCATAAACATGGCCCCAACTGCTGCACAGATAAGGGAgacaaaggggagaaaaaagagagacaagggggagaaaaggagatacaaaggggagaaaaggagagacaAAGGGGACAAAAGGAGAGACAAAGGAATATGGAAAGTTGCTCCACCTGTGATGTgttcaaaaaggaagacaaaaTAGGCAATACCACTGTAACCCCGAAATGCACTCTACGCAGCAAGAACGATGGAGAGAAATTGGAGATCCACAGGGAGGAAGACGAGGGAGAATACCATGCCGTAACAAATGTACAGCACCATTATAACAGCGACCAAAATTTATTCTCCAGTGACATATCAAGTGAGAGCAATCACTCGTATACGGATCTCtatgatgatgaggaggaggccAACTGGTTCAGTGACCGAAGTTCGAATGCGTCAAGGAATGATCTACAGGAAAGGGTCGAAGTGGGGGTTCCAATAGAGGAGGAGCCCATTGAGGTAATCAACTGCATGACAGAAGAAGGATTCACAAATGGAGGCACAACGGAAAAGGCACCAGAGACGATAAAAGAACTTCACATTTCGGGAAGTAACCAACTGACTGATAAAAACTgcacaaaaggagaagacAGAATTATGACACACTTTGTACCACCTCCAGAAATGGGAGTAAAACGCAGAGGAGACGAAAGGACTCCTCTGTTTCATCCTAAAGAGACTGCCCAGGTATATATGTCGAATGGGAAGGATGATGACACCTCGACCCATGCTCAAATGCACAGAGAAAAAGACTCCAAGCTAAGTGGGATAAccactttatataaaaatcagTTAAATGGTCATAAGGGAAAAGTACACAATGTGGATGAGAACTGTGAAGACAAATTGAAGATACAAAACCTTTGTAGCACTTTTTTGAAAGAGGAATTGTCGGGGAGAGGGGACACCCACGAGGAAGACTCGTTGCTGAGTGAAGTGGGCACAAGAAGGGACGGCAATGACTGGTATGTTACAGATGCGAGCGGCAAGAACGGCACAAATAGAAACAGTTGCAACGATAAGATGGAGAGCTTACCATACACAGGTACATACCCCACTGAAGAAACCGCCAATATCAATATGaacgaaaagaagaagaagattaGCAAGCCAGccaagaaaataaaacaaatgaaaaagaaactcTTTTATAACATTCTGAGGAATTATGAGAGGCACCATGATGGAGGGGTTGAAAGGAAGACGTCCTTGAAGGGTGAACAGGGCGATTCGCCAAATGCGAAGCAGGAGAGGGAAGAGGGCAACTCACGTACCCTAGAAGACGTCAAGCGAAAGACCGAAAAAAATCATCATGTCATTACTTCCCTCAACGAAAGGGAGCACACcgagaaggaaaacaacTGCAAAGGAGAGGCAGCCCCAGTGGAAGATCACTCACCCAGAAGTGACGTAACCGAGTCACTAAAAAACGAAGTGATAAatgagaaagggaaaaataagagCGGCAAGTTTTTACACTTCACCAAAAAATGGTACAGTAGTAGAACCCAAGAAGCGCTGAAAAAAGAcatcttttatttcattaaaaaattaaaatttaaaacgacaaacaaattaaaacagAAGTTTCGTATATGTGCAAAGAATGTAAAGGGCAGTCTaagtgaagaaaagaaactTGTGCTAATGGAGGAGGAACAGAAAAGTGATCCTCAACAGGTTCACAACAAATGCTCCTTCGTCCAGGATAATTCGGATCCCACAAAATCCTTCAGTAGCATAAAACTGACAGAggattttataaaaatgtgtgagTGTGCTCCgttgttaaaaaaggaaaggaaccaaagaagtaaaaattataatcgGGAAAAGGCACCAACTTGGGAGGAGGATCCAGAAAATTACccaaaaagcaaaaaagatttcatttttaaaagaaggcagaaagaggaaaaggataGACATCACTTGGTGGAGAATAGCAATGAAGGCAGAATCCACTTCGATGACCACAACTGTGTCAGTCCCAATCGAAATTCgtctaaaaataaaaaatgtacatatgagtACAGTCGGGTAGACGAAGGAGAATCCAACCAGGGACAGTTtcacaacaaaatgaaccctaatacaaaaaataaaaacttttttaaattgaaaaGCGAAGAAAACATTTCTAGTGATGAATTTACGTGGGACCCCTTAAACCCGCTGAATGTCATCGGACCCCATTCCAGGTGTAACGGACTGAGGTGcgattatattttctttcctcccaTCAGTTACAACAAGGGAAAGGGTGCCAGGAAGGGAAAGAACGGCACGgctgaaaaagggaaagctgGCCAAAATGGCAAGCCAATTGCAGCTGAAAAGGCGGATGAGACGTACAAGACGGGTGCGGTTAAATCCCAGCCAAGTGTACACATAACTAAAATGCGTGACGATGAACAACTATTGATGGGTGGGGGAAAAGCCCCAAATCGATCGAACGTGTCCTTTGATCCAGTTGGTGCTAATCGCGAAAGTCAGAAGTGCTCCAATTCCGTTTGGAACACGCAGAACGATGCCTTCAACGTGACACGCAACGGAAGAGACAGAAAGGATGACCATCAGGCAAAGGGGAAGCGATACGAAGAAGCTCtcaatcaaaaaaaatataacgacctaaaaattttgaagcatTACTATATTAAGAGTGCCAAGATACTTTTTAACGAACCCTCCGTCATGGTCCACACGCACAGGAATTACAAAAACTTCAATTGCTGTTACTCCTTttgtatgaaaataaagaatgtccattttgtgacAATGTCTGACCATTATGCTATTAAGATAGATTTGAGACTAAAAAAGAATCACAAGTTTGTTCGGAACAGCTAG